The following proteins are co-located in the Telopea speciosissima isolate NSW1024214 ecotype Mountain lineage chromosome 9, Tspe_v1, whole genome shotgun sequence genome:
- the LOC122639723 gene encoding aspartic proteinase isoform X7, whose translation MGTKCKFFVVPLFLSFILFPLVFSASSDGLIRIGLKKRALDQNNRIASRLESEEAGSLRASSRNYRLHGNLGDSGETDIVSLKNYMDSQYFGEIAIGTPPQKFTVIFDTGSSNLWVPSAKCYFSVACFFHTKYKSSQSSTYKKNGKPAAIQYGTGAISGFFSLDNVKVGDLLVKDQEFIEASSEPGITFLVAKFDGILGLGFKEISVGGSVPVWYNMVDQGLVKEAVFSFWMNRNTQEQEGGEIVFGGIDPKHHKGEHTYVPVTRKGYWQFEMGDVLINGKSTGFCSGGCAAIADSGTSLLAGPTAIVTEINLAIGAKGVISQQCKTVVSQYGQTILDLLLAQVDPDKVCSQISLCTFDGTQGISGGIESVVGEKSGGKSSSVSQEAMCVACEMAVVWMKTQIRQNASQQFILNYVNELCERLPSSMGPSAVDCGNLSSMPPVSFTIGGKAFKLTPEQYVLKVGEGAAAQCISGFTALDVP comes from the exons ATGGGGACCAAATGCAAGTTCTTCGTGGTTCCTCTATTCCTGTCGttcattttgtttcctttggTCTTCTCTGCTTCTTCGGATGGATTGATTAGGATCGGACTGAAGAAAAGAGCATTAGATCAAAATAACAGGATTGCTTCTCGACTTGAGTCTGAAGAAGCTGGGTCCTTAAGGGCTTCTAGCCGTAATTATCGCCTCCATGGTAACCTTGGAGACTCAGGGGAGACAGACATAGTTTCATTAAAGAACTACATGGATTCTCAGTACTTCGGTGAGATTGCGATTGGGACTCCCCCTCAAAAATTCACTGTGATATTTGACACTGGTAGTTCAAATTTGTGGGTGCCTTCTGCCAAGTGCTACTTTTCT GTTGCTTGCTTTTTCCATACCAAGTACAAGTCAAGTCAGTCAAGTACCTACAAGAAGAATg GGAAACCAGCTGCGATTCAATATGGGACTGGAGCTATTTCTGGTTTCTTCAGCCTAGACAATGTCAAGGTCGGTGACCTATTGGTCAAAGATCAG GAGTTTATTGAGGCAAGTAGTGAGCCGGGTATCACATTTCTGGTAGCCAAGTTTGATGGCATACTTGGACTTGGATTTAAAGAGATCTCTGTTGGGGGTTCTGTCCCTGTATG GTACAACATGGTTGATCAAGGGCTTGTTAAGGAAGCTGTTTTCTCATTTTGGATGAACCGAAACACACAAGAGCAAGAAGGTGGTGAAATCGTGTTTGGAGGGATTGATCCTAAGCATCACAAGGGTGAACACACATATGTACCTGTGACTCGGAAAGGCTATTGGCAG TTTGAAATGGGTGATGTCCTTATTAACGGCAAGTCTACAG GATTCTGCTCTGGTGGTTGTGCGGCAATTGCTGACTCTGGAACATCGTTGTTGGCTGGTCCAACG GCCATTGTTACTGAAATCAATCTCGCAATTGGAGCCAAAGGAGTCATTAGCCAGCAATGCAAGACTGTTGTTTCTCAATATGGACAGACGATATTGGACTTATTGTTAGCACAG GTGGATCCGGATAAAGTATGCTCCCAGATTAGTTTGTGTACTTTTGATGGAACTCAAGGTATCAG TGGTGGCATTGAGAGTGTTGTTGGTGAGAAGAGTGGTGGCAAGTCATCTAGTGTTTCGCAGGAAGCCATGTGCGTTGCTTGTGAAATGGCTGTTGTATGGATGAAGACTCAGATTCGTCAGAATGCATCACAGcaattcattttgaattatgtCAATGAG CTTTGTGAACGGTTGCCTAGTTCAATGGGACCATCAGCTGTTGATTGTGGTAACCTTTCTTCGATGCCTCCTGTTTCTTTTACCATTGGTGGCAAAGCATTCAAACTGACTCCAGAGCAG
- the LOC122639723 gene encoding aspartic proteinase isoform X2, translated as MGTKCKIFVVPLFLSFFLFPLVFSASSDGLIRIGLKKRALDQNNRIASRLESEEAESLRASSRNYRLRGNLGDSEATDLVALKNYMDSQYFGEIAIGTPPQKFTVIFDTGSSNLWVPSTKCYFSVACFLHSKYKSSQSSTYKKNGKPAAIQYGTGAISGFFSLDSVKVGELLVKDQEFIEASSEPGITFLVAKFDGILGLGFKEISVGGSVPVWYNMVDQGLVKEAVFSFWMNRNTQEQEGGEIVFGGIDPKHHKSEHTYVPVTQKGYWQFDMGDVLIDGKSTGFCSGGCAAIADSGTSMLAGPTAIITKINLAIGAKGIVSQECTTIVSQYGQTILDLLLSEVDPDKICSQISLCTFDGTRGISGGIESVVDEKNGGKLSGVLQDGMCTACEMAVVWMKTQLRQNATQQFILNYVKELCERLPSPMQESVVDCGKLSSMPPVSFTIGGKAFKLTPEQYILKVGEGDAAQCISGFTALDIPPPRGPLWILGDVFMGPYHTVFDYGNLRVGFAEAA; from the exons ATGGGAACCAAATGCAAAATATTTGTGGTTCCTCTATTCCTGTCGTTCTTTTTGTTCCCTTTGGTCTTCTCTGCTTCTTCGGATGGATTGATTAGGATCGGACTGAAGAAAAGAGCATTGGATCAAAATAACCGGATTGCTTCCCGACTTGAGTCTGAAGAAGCGGAGTCTTTAAGGGCTTCTAGCCGGAATTATCGCCTCCGCGGTAACCTTGGAGACTCCGAGGCCACAGACTTAGTTGCATTAAAGAACTACATGGATTCTCAGTACTTTGGCGAGATTGCGATTGGGACTCCCCCTCAAAAATTCACTGTGATATTTGACACTGGTAGTTCAAATTTGTGGGTGCCATCTACCAAGTGCTACTTTTCT GTTGCTTGCTTTCTCCATTCCAAGTACAAATCAAGTCAGTCAAGTACCTACAAGAAGAATG GGAAACCAGCTGCGATTCAATATGGGACTGGAGCTATTTCTGGTTTCTTCAGCCTAGACAGTGTCAAGGTCGGTGAACTATTGGTCAAAGATCAG GAGTTTATTGAGGCGAGTAGTGAGCCGGGTATCACATTTCTGGTAGCCAAGTTTGATGGCATACTTGGACTTGGATTTAAAGAGATCTCTGTTGGGGGTTCTGTCCCTGTATG GTACAACATGGTTGATCAAGGGCTTGTTAAGGAAGCTGTTTTCTCATTTTGGATGAACCGAAACACACAAGAGCAAGAAGGTGGTGAAATCGTGTTTGGAGGGATTGATCCCAAGCATCACAAAAGTGAACACACATATGTACCTGTGACTCAGAAAGGTTATTGGCAG TTTGACATGGGTGATGTCCTTATTGATGGAAAATCTACAG GATTCTGCTCTGGTGGTTGTGCGGCAATTGCTGACTCTGGAACATCGATGTTGGCTGGTCCAACG GCCATTATTACTAAAATCAATCTAGCAATTGGAGCCAAAGGGATCGTTAGCCAGGAATGCACGACTATTGTTTCTCAATATGGACAGACGATATTGGACTTATTGTTATCAGAG GTGGATCCGGATAAAATATGCTCCCAAATTAGTTTGTGTACTTTTGATGGAACTCGAGGTATCAG TGGTGGCATTGAGAGTGTAGTTGATGAGAAGAATGGTGGCAAGTTATCTGGTGTTTTACAGGATGGCATGTGCACTGCCTGTGAAATGGCTGTTGTATGGATGAAGACTCAGCTTCGTCAGAATGCAACACAGCAATTCATATTGAATTATGTCAAAGAG CTTTGTGAACGGTTGCCTAGTCCAATGCAAGAATCAGTTGTTGATTGTGGTAAACTTTCTTCGATGCCTCCTGTTTCTTTTACCATCGGTGGCAAAGCATTCAAACTGACTCCAGAGCAG TACATCCTCAAAGTTGGTGAGGGAGATGCAGCTCAGTGCATTAGTGGATTTACAGCTTTGGACATTCCACCTCCCCGTGGTCCTCTCTG GATACTGGGAGATGTCTTCATGGGACCCTATCATACAGTCTTCGATTACGGCAATCTTAGAGTTGGCTTTGCAGAAGCGGCATAG
- the LOC122639723 gene encoding aspartic proteinase isoform X3: MGTKCKFFVVPLFLSFILFPLVFSASSDGLIRIGLKKRALDQNNRIASRLESEEAGSLRASSRNYRLHGNLGDSGETDIVSLKNYMDSQYFGEIAIGTPPQKFTVIFDTGSSNLWVPSAKCYFSVACFFHTKYKSSQSSTYKKNGKPAAIQYGTGAISGFFSLDNVKVGDLLVKDQEFIEASSEPGITFLVAKFDGILGLGFKEISVGGSVPVWYNMVDQGLVKEAVFSFWMNRNTQEQEGGEIVFGGIDPKHHKGEHTYVPVTRKGYWQFEMGDVLINGKSTGFCSGGCAAIADSGTSLLAGPTAIVTEINLAIGAKGVISQQCKTVVSQYGQTILDLLLAQVDPDKVCSQISLCTFDGTQGISGGIESVVGEKSGGKSSSVSQEAMCVACEMAVVWMKTQIRQNASQQFILNYVNELCERLPSSMGPSAVDCGNLSSMPPVSFTIGGKAFKLTPEQYILKVGEGDQAQCISGFTAMDIPPPTGPLWILGDVFMGPYHTVFDYGNLRVGFAEAA; encoded by the exons ATGGGGACCAAATGCAAGTTCTTCGTGGTTCCTCTATTCCTGTCGttcattttgtttcctttggTCTTCTCTGCTTCTTCGGATGGATTGATTAGGATCGGACTGAAGAAAAGAGCATTAGATCAAAATAACAGGATTGCTTCTCGACTTGAGTCTGAAGAAGCTGGGTCCTTAAGGGCTTCTAGCCGTAATTATCGCCTCCATGGTAACCTTGGAGACTCAGGGGAGACAGACATAGTTTCATTAAAGAACTACATGGATTCTCAGTACTTCGGTGAGATTGCGATTGGGACTCCCCCTCAAAAATTCACTGTGATATTTGACACTGGTAGTTCAAATTTGTGGGTGCCTTCTGCCAAGTGCTACTTTTCT GTTGCTTGCTTTTTCCATACCAAGTACAAGTCAAGTCAGTCAAGTACCTACAAGAAGAATg GGAAACCAGCTGCGATTCAATATGGGACTGGAGCTATTTCTGGTTTCTTCAGCCTAGACAATGTCAAGGTCGGTGACCTATTGGTCAAAGATCAG GAGTTTATTGAGGCAAGTAGTGAGCCGGGTATCACATTTCTGGTAGCCAAGTTTGATGGCATACTTGGACTTGGATTTAAAGAGATCTCTGTTGGGGGTTCTGTCCCTGTATG GTACAACATGGTTGATCAAGGGCTTGTTAAGGAAGCTGTTTTCTCATTTTGGATGAACCGAAACACACAAGAGCAAGAAGGTGGTGAAATCGTGTTTGGAGGGATTGATCCTAAGCATCACAAGGGTGAACACACATATGTACCTGTGACTCGGAAAGGCTATTGGCAG TTTGAAATGGGTGATGTCCTTATTAACGGCAAGTCTACAG GATTCTGCTCTGGTGGTTGTGCGGCAATTGCTGACTCTGGAACATCGTTGTTGGCTGGTCCAACG GCCATTGTTACTGAAATCAATCTCGCAATTGGAGCCAAAGGAGTCATTAGCCAGCAATGCAAGACTGTTGTTTCTCAATATGGACAGACGATATTGGACTTATTGTTAGCACAG GTGGATCCGGATAAAGTATGCTCCCAGATTAGTTTGTGTACTTTTGATGGAACTCAAGGTATCAG TGGTGGCATTGAGAGTGTTGTTGGTGAGAAGAGTGGTGGCAAGTCATCTAGTGTTTCGCAGGAAGCCATGTGCGTTGCTTGTGAAATGGCTGTTGTATGGATGAAGACTCAGATTCGTCAGAATGCATCACAGcaattcattttgaattatgtCAATGAG CTTTGTGAACGGTTGCCTAGTTCAATGGGACCATCAGCTGTTGATTGTGGTAACCTTTCTTCGATGCCTCCTGTTTCTTTTACCATTGGTGGCAAAGCATTCAAACTGACTCCAGAGCAG TACATCCTCAAAGTTGGTGAGGGAGATCAAGCCCAATGCATTAGTGGATTTACAgctatggatattccaccaccCACTGGTCCTCTCTG GATACTGGGAGATGTCTTCATGGGACCCTACCATACAGTCTTTGATTACGGCAATCTGAGAGTTGGCTTTGCAGAAGCGGCATAG
- the LOC122639723 gene encoding aspartic proteinase isoform X4, whose amino-acid sequence MGTKCKIFVVPLFLSFFLFPLVFSASSDGLIRIGLKKRALDQNNRIASRLESEEAESLRASSRNYRLRGNLGDSEATDLVALKNYMDSQYFGEIAIGTPPQKFTVIFDTGSSNLWVPSTKCYFSVACFLHSKYKSSQSSTYKKNGKPAAIQYGTGAISGFFSLDSVKVGELLVKDQEFIEASSEPGITFLVAKFDGILGLGFKEISVGGSVPVWYNMVDQGLVKEAVFSFWMNRNTQEQEGGEIVFGGIDPKHHKSEHTYVPVTQKGYWQFDMGDVLIDGKSTGFCSGGCAAIADSGTSMLAGPTAIITKINLAIGAKGIVSQECTTIVSQYGQTILDLLLSEVDPDKICSQISLCTFDGTRGISGGIESVVDEKNGGKLSGVLQDGMCTACEMAVVWMKTQLRQNATQQFILNYVKELCERLPSPMQESVVDCGKLSSMPPVSFTIGGKAFKLTPEQYILKVGEGDAAQCISGFTALDVPPPRGPLWILGDVFMGRYHTVFDYGNERIGFAEAA is encoded by the exons ATGGGAACCAAATGCAAAATATTTGTGGTTCCTCTATTCCTGTCGTTCTTTTTGTTCCCTTTGGTCTTCTCTGCTTCTTCGGATGGATTGATTAGGATCGGACTGAAGAAAAGAGCATTGGATCAAAATAACCGGATTGCTTCCCGACTTGAGTCTGAAGAAGCGGAGTCTTTAAGGGCTTCTAGCCGGAATTATCGCCTCCGCGGTAACCTTGGAGACTCCGAGGCCACAGACTTAGTTGCATTAAAGAACTACATGGATTCTCAGTACTTTGGCGAGATTGCGATTGGGACTCCCCCTCAAAAATTCACTGTGATATTTGACACTGGTAGTTCAAATTTGTGGGTGCCATCTACCAAGTGCTACTTTTCT GTTGCTTGCTTTCTCCATTCCAAGTACAAATCAAGTCAGTCAAGTACCTACAAGAAGAATG GGAAACCAGCTGCGATTCAATATGGGACTGGAGCTATTTCTGGTTTCTTCAGCCTAGACAGTGTCAAGGTCGGTGAACTATTGGTCAAAGATCAG GAGTTTATTGAGGCGAGTAGTGAGCCGGGTATCACATTTCTGGTAGCCAAGTTTGATGGCATACTTGGACTTGGATTTAAAGAGATCTCTGTTGGGGGTTCTGTCCCTGTATG GTACAACATGGTTGATCAAGGGCTTGTTAAGGAAGCTGTTTTCTCATTTTGGATGAACCGAAACACACAAGAGCAAGAAGGTGGTGAAATCGTGTTTGGAGGGATTGATCCCAAGCATCACAAAAGTGAACACACATATGTACCTGTGACTCAGAAAGGTTATTGGCAG TTTGACATGGGTGATGTCCTTATTGATGGAAAATCTACAG GATTCTGCTCTGGTGGTTGTGCGGCAATTGCTGACTCTGGAACATCGATGTTGGCTGGTCCAACG GCCATTATTACTAAAATCAATCTAGCAATTGGAGCCAAAGGGATCGTTAGCCAGGAATGCACGACTATTGTTTCTCAATATGGACAGACGATATTGGACTTATTGTTATCAGAG GTGGATCCGGATAAAATATGCTCCCAAATTAGTTTGTGTACTTTTGATGGAACTCGAGGTATCAG TGGTGGCATTGAGAGTGTAGTTGATGAGAAGAATGGTGGCAAGTTATCTGGTGTTTTACAGGATGGCATGTGCACTGCCTGTGAAATGGCTGTTGTATGGATGAAGACTCAGCTTCGTCAGAATGCAACACAGCAATTCATATTGAATTATGTCAAAGAG CTTTGTGAACGGTTGCCTAGTCCAATGCAAGAATCAGTTGTTGATTGTGGTAAACTTTCTTCGATGCCTCCTGTTTCTTTTACCATCGGTGGCAAAGCATTCAAACTGACTCCAGAGCAG TACATCCTCAAAGTTGGTGAGGGAGATGCAGCTCAGTGCATTAGTGGATTTACAGCTTTG